A part of Desulfotomaculum nigrificans DSM 574 genomic DNA contains:
- a CDS encoding efflux RND transporter periplasmic adaptor subunit, whose amino-acid sequence MRNRVLLLVISLLTILLVGCGASDETNQASEGLPVTVAKATQGKLQGTIGITGKIEAVQSANVVCKVPGKVASISVDIGSTVTAGQLLLSLDARDLAAAVTQAEASVAAAQAQVETARAAIETAQVTYDAAKKNYDRGLELVKAQAISQYEFDNNYEKPYKLAQTGLASAKAALNSAQSQVTVAQAGLQKAQVAYNESLVTAPISGVVTARNVNPGEMATTTSPVVTIVNLDKVVVKASVNEEQVNKLKTGEKVMVRVAAVSEKPLEGKVTNISLAADPQTKAYTVKVQLDNPQHLLKPGMFAEVMVNDSQDQGLIVPRQAVIPEKENHFVFVVENGVAKKRMVEVKLADDKNVLISSGLKEGEEVVSSGQASLKEGQKVYVKGK is encoded by the coding sequence GTGAGAAACCGGGTTTTATTGCTAGTTATTTCGTTATTAACCATCCTGCTGGTGGGCTGCGGTGCATCGGATGAAACCAACCAGGCCAGTGAGGGTCTGCCGGTGACAGTGGCCAAAGCAACCCAGGGCAAATTGCAGGGTACTATTGGTATAACAGGTAAGATAGAAGCTGTGCAATCGGCCAATGTGGTGTGCAAGGTGCCAGGCAAAGTGGCCAGTATTTCCGTTGATATCGGCAGTACGGTAACTGCCGGACAGTTGTTGCTGAGTTTGGATGCCCGGGATTTAGCTGCCGCGGTCACTCAGGCCGAGGCCAGTGTAGCTGCCGCTCAGGCCCAGGTTGAAACTGCCAGGGCGGCCATCGAAACAGCCCAGGTGACCTACGATGCGGCTAAGAAAAACTACGACCGGGGGCTGGAATTAGTAAAAGCCCAGGCCATCTCCCAATATGAATTCGATAACAATTATGAGAAACCATATAAACTGGCGCAGACCGGTTTAGCCTCTGCTAAGGCCGCCCTGAACAGTGCCCAGTCCCAGGTGACGGTAGCCCAGGCCGGGTTGCAGAAGGCTCAGGTGGCTTATAACGAGAGCCTGGTGACCGCTCCCATCAGCGGAGTGGTTACCGCTCGTAATGTTAACCCCGGTGAGATGGCTACCACCACCAGCCCGGTGGTGACCATTGTTAACCTGGATAAAGTGGTGGTTAAGGCCAGTGTTAATGAAGAACAGGTGAACAAGTTAAAGACAGGCGAGAAGGTAATGGTCAGGGTGGCGGCTGTTTCAGAAAAGCCGTTGGAAGGCAAGGTTACTAACATTTCCCTGGCGGCCGATCCACAGACCAAGGCTTACACCGTTAAGGTGCAATTGGACAACCCCCAGCACCTGTTGAAACCGGGCATGTTTGCTGAAGTGATGGTAAATGACAGCCAGGATCAGGGGTTAATTGTTCCCCGCCAGGCTGTAATTCCGGAAAAGGAAAACCATTTCGTGTTTGTGGTGGAAAACGGGGTAGCCAAGAAACGGATGGTAGAAGTAAAACTGGCTGACGACAAAAATGTATTAATTTCCTCAGGTTTAAAAGAAGGGGAAGAGGTTGTCAGCAGCGGCCAGGCATCACTTAAAGAAGGCCAAAAGGTATATGTAAAGGGAAAGTAA
- a CDS encoding RDD family protein, with product MSDLKFATPFERLIARIIDKVVITLPVYLWFGSGNNQQYVEAIGGGVLLVCAVLLNCLWDGQTVGKRVMKIRITSATGNKLTVLHYLCREFILTLYPVYLLTHPVVRTLWMFWMLSTILLVMVYGRGIHDFGVKTIVVKAVSTDQAQIPATRNLS from the coding sequence GTGAGCGATTTAAAATTTGCCACTCCCTTTGAACGCCTGATAGCCAGAATTATTGACAAAGTGGTCATTACACTGCCGGTCTATCTGTGGTTTGGCAGCGGTAATAACCAGCAGTATGTGGAGGCCATCGGCGGCGGGGTCTTGCTGGTTTGTGCAGTACTGCTCAACTGTTTGTGGGACGGTCAAACGGTGGGCAAAAGGGTGATGAAAATTAGAATTACCTCAGCCACCGGTAACAAACTAACAGTTCTCCATTATCTATGTCGCGAGTTCATCCTGACTCTTTACCCGGTATATCTATTAACCCATCCGGTGGTGCGTACTCTCTGGATGTTTTGGATGCTGTCTACCATTTTGCTGGTGATGGTCTATGGCCGGGGTATTCATGATTTTGGGGTTAAAACCATCGTGGTTAAGGCTGTATCCACCGACCAAGCGCAAATTCCGGCAACCCGGAATTTATCCTAA
- a CDS encoding HlyD family secretion protein, translated as MKKKSIYLVLIAMVLTMGGVSFYYWYQNTHYISTEDAKVDGNIVKVSPQVSGKIVELPVEENQYLKQDDLIGRLSDVTLAPGSNFDLTMIKAPISGTIIKKIGHEGEIATPGSPVVMMADLNNLYITANIEENKLNKIKVGQFVEYTIDSFPKQKFTGRVISIGEAANSVFSLLPQQTGNSFTKITQRIPVKISIDDYHNLRLLPGMSAVVKIHLKN; from the coding sequence ATGAAAAAGAAGAGTATATACCTGGTACTTATAGCGATGGTATTGACCATGGGGGGGGTAAGCTTTTATTATTGGTACCAAAATACCCATTATATTAGCACAGAAGATGCTAAGGTTGATGGCAACATAGTTAAGGTCAGTCCCCAGGTTTCCGGTAAAATTGTTGAGTTACCGGTGGAAGAAAACCAATATTTAAAACAAGACGACCTGATAGGTAGATTATCAGATGTTACTTTGGCGCCGGGCAGTAACTTTGATCTGACCATGATCAAAGCCCCCATCAGCGGTACTATTATCAAAAAGATTGGCCATGAGGGTGAAATAGCCACGCCGGGCAGCCCGGTGGTGATGATGGCTGACCTGAATAATCTTTATATCACCGCCAATATTGAAGAGAACAAGTTAAATAAGATAAAAGTTGGTCAATTCGTTGAATACACCATTGATAGTTTCCCTAAACAAAAATTTACCGGTAGAGTTATTTCCATTGGTGAGGCAGCAAATTCGGTTTTTTCACTGCTGCCCCAGCAAACCGGTAACTCTTTCACCAAGATTACCCAGCGGATTCCCGTAAAAATCAGCATTGACGATTATCATAATTTACGCCTGCTACCGGGCATGAGTGCGGTGGTTAAAATTCACCTTAAAAACTAG
- a CDS encoding glycine betaine ABC transporter substrate-binding protein: protein MRKKGLYLLLLALVTALLLTGCGEQTGKQEGKGTGKVGEQVNYKIIGIDPGAGLMKATDKALQEYELKDWELVEGSSAAMTAALKKAYDKKEPIIVTGWTPHWMFAKFDLKYLKDPKGIFGEAEAIHTVVRKGLKNDQPSAYAFLDKFYWEPSDMESVMMAVAEGKEPARAAAEWVAKNEAKVAKWVEGIKPVNNKKITLAYVAWDSEIASTYVVANVLEQKLGYQVELSQVEAGPMWAGVAGGDVDGMVAAWLPTTHADYYKKFEGKFEDLGPNLEGTKLGLVVPKYMEIDSIEDLK, encoded by the coding sequence TTGCGTAAAAAGGGACTTTATTTATTGCTGCTGGCGCTGGTAACAGCATTATTGCTGACAGGCTGCGGTGAACAGACAGGGAAGCAGGAAGGTAAGGGTACAGGAAAAGTAGGGGAACAGGTAAACTATAAAATAATTGGCATCGATCCTGGCGCCGGTTTAATGAAGGCAACGGATAAGGCTTTACAGGAGTATGAATTAAAGGATTGGGAACTGGTGGAAGGCTCCAGTGCGGCCATGACCGCGGCGTTAAAGAAGGCCTATGATAAAAAAGAACCAATCATTGTTACCGGCTGGACCCCCCACTGGATGTTTGCTAAGTTTGATTTGAAGTATCTCAAAGATCCTAAGGGAATTTTCGGCGAAGCTGAAGCTATTCACACTGTTGTCCGGAAGGGTTTAAAAAATGATCAGCCAAGTGCCTATGCCTTCCTGGATAAGTTTTATTGGGAGCCCTCTGATATGGAATCTGTGATGATGGCCGTTGCCGAGGGTAAAGAACCGGCCCGGGCAGCGGCTGAATGGGTAGCAAAAAATGAAGCAAAGGTAGCTAAATGGGTTGAGGGGATTAAACCTGTCAACAATAAGAAAATAACTTTAGCCTATGTGGCCTGGGATTCTGAAATTGCCAGTACCTACGTGGTAGCAAATGTATTAGAACAAAAGCTTGGCTACCAAGTAGAACTTAGCCAGGTGGAGGCAGGTCCCATGTGGGCAGGTGTAGCCGGTGGGGATGTTGATGGCATGGTGGCTGCCTGGTTGCCAACCACCCACGCTGACTACTATAAAAAGTTTGAGGGGAAATTTGAGGATCTTGGCCCCAATCTGGAGGGGACTAAATTGGGTCTTGTGGTACCTAAATACATGGAAATAGATTCGATTGAGGATTTGAAGTAA
- a CDS encoding DHA2 family efflux MFS transporter permease subunit translates to MVKLENPKTPSVNQPRADIPWGALLILVIGAFMAILDSSIVNVALPRFMAIFGSSADEIQWILTGYMLTSGVVVPITGYLGDRFGNKRMYILSVAAFTVGSALCGMAWSTESLTIFRVIQALGGGMIIPVSMAMIYRIIPRQKIGTALGIWGISAIMAPAVGPTLGGYLVDNFSWHWIFTINIPIGIAAILLSINYLVETPVQPDLKPDIPGVVLSSLGCFALLLALSEGQDQGWTSQYIVTLFIFSAFALLLFTLWELATPHPLIDIRLLKNPVFTASLLATCLATVGLFSVVVFIPIYAQNLLGYTPMETGLMMMPMALVTGLMMPISGRLFDKFGAFWLGMVGMSIVAGLTYYLHTLTLDTDYHHLQLILSLRAIGLGMASMPLTTAGMNTVPRFLVSRASALNNTVRQISGSMAIAYLTYVMLQQQTYHTARLSEGISVISPVVQMAQEQIKHHLITNGLSDQGSLGILAGLVARQSFMNALNDTFVTSAVIIAFVFPFMFMLGKKRVETERKKQEARYAK, encoded by the coding sequence GTGGTCAAACTGGAAAACCCCAAAACCCCTTCCGTAAACCAGCCCCGGGCGGATATTCCCTGGGGAGCCCTGTTAATACTGGTGATCGGGGCCTTTATGGCCATTTTGGACAGCAGTATTGTTAATGTGGCTTTACCCCGGTTTATGGCCATTTTTGGCTCGTCCGCTGATGAGATACAATGGATATTGACCGGCTATATGCTGACCTCCGGAGTAGTGGTACCTATCACTGGTTACCTGGGGGATCGCTTTGGTAATAAACGGATGTACATTTTGTCCGTGGCCGCCTTTACCGTTGGTTCCGCCCTCTGCGGTATGGCCTGGAGTACTGAATCCCTAACTATCTTTCGGGTCATCCAGGCCCTGGGCGGGGGTATGATTATACCTGTCAGTATGGCCATGATTTATCGCATTATACCCAGGCAAAAAATCGGCACGGCGCTAGGGATCTGGGGGATCTCCGCGATTATGGCGCCAGCTGTGGGTCCTACCCTGGGTGGTTACCTGGTGGACAATTTTAGCTGGCATTGGATATTTACTATTAATATACCTATTGGTATTGCCGCCATCTTACTTTCTATTAATTACTTAGTAGAAACGCCGGTGCAACCGGACCTGAAACCGGATATACCGGGGGTTGTGCTAAGCAGTTTAGGTTGTTTTGCTTTGCTATTGGCCCTGAGTGAGGGTCAGGATCAGGGTTGGACTTCCCAATATATCGTAACTTTATTTATTTTTTCTGCCTTTGCCCTGTTGCTGTTTACTTTGTGGGAGCTTGCCACCCCGCACCCGCTGATTGATATTCGCTTGTTAAAAAATCCGGTTTTTACCGCCAGTTTACTGGCCACCTGTTTGGCTACTGTGGGCCTATTTTCCGTGGTGGTTTTTATTCCCATTTATGCCCAGAATTTATTGGGCTATACCCCTATGGAAACAGGCTTAATGATGATGCCCATGGCTTTGGTTACCGGACTTATGATGCCCATCAGCGGCAGGTTGTTCGATAAATTTGGGGCCTTTTGGTTGGGCATGGTGGGGATGTCCATTGTGGCGGGCCTGACTTATTATCTGCATACGTTAACACTGGATACCGACTACCATCACCTGCAACTGATATTGTCCCTCCGGGCCATTGGCCTGGGGATGGCCAGTATGCCCTTAACCACTGCCGGCATGAATACGGTACCCAGGTTTTTGGTTAGCCGGGCCTCGGCTTTGAATAATACGGTACGGCAGATCTCCGGTTCTATGGCTATTGCCTATCTCACCTATGTGATGTTGCAGCAGCAAACCTACCATACAGCCAGATTAAGCGAGGGCATAAGCGTGATCTCGCCGGTGGTACAAATGGCCCAGGAACAAATTAAACACCATCTGATAACCAACGGTCTGTCCGATCAAGGCAGCTTGGGCATACTGGCCGGTCTGGTGGCCCGCCAGTCCTTTATGAACGCCTTAAACGACACCTTTGTGACCAGTGCGGTGATCATCGCCTTTGTCTTCCCCTTTATGTTTATGCTGGGTAAGAAACGAGTGGAGACAGAGCGAAAAAAACAAGAGGCCAGGTACGCCAAATAG
- a CDS encoding ABC transporter permease encodes MVNSFPKIPLDQWVEALVNYLGIHLGGLFDGISLLINSMVDLFGAVFTGLPSWSLILLFTLIAWRLGRLPIALFTCGGLFLILNMGYWENTMETLALVLTAAAISIFIGIPTGILCARKNSVCNLVTPALDFMQTMPAFVYLIPAIFFFGLGKVPGVIASVIFAMPPTIRLTNLGIRQVPAELVEAADAFGSTPAQKLLKVQLPLAKPTIMAGINQCIMLALSMVVIASMIGAKGLGADVYRAVTQIKIGEGFEAGLAIVILAIMLDRMTQNIGKIKRI; translated from the coding sequence TTGGTCAACTCATTTCCTAAGATACCCCTGGATCAGTGGGTGGAAGCCCTGGTGAATTACCTGGGCATTCACCTGGGAGGGCTATTTGACGGCATCTCTTTATTAATTAATAGTATGGTAGATCTCTTTGGGGCGGTTTTCACCGGCCTGCCGTCCTGGTCCTTAATCCTTTTGTTTACCCTGATAGCCTGGAGATTGGGGAGGCTTCCGATTGCCCTGTTCACCTGTGGCGGATTATTTTTGATCCTCAATATGGGCTATTGGGAAAATACCATGGAGACACTGGCGTTGGTTCTTACTGCAGCGGCCATCTCGATCTTTATCGGTATTCCTACAGGTATTTTGTGCGCCAGAAAAAACTCGGTTTGCAACCTGGTTACGCCAGCGCTTGATTTTATGCAAACCATGCCAGCCTTTGTTTATCTAATTCCAGCCATCTTTTTCTTTGGCTTGGGCAAGGTACCAGGGGTAATTGCTTCTGTTATCTTTGCCATGCCACCCACTATTCGCCTAACAAATCTGGGAATTCGCCAAGTACCGGCGGAACTGGTGGAAGCGGCTGATGCTTTCGGGTCTACACCCGCCCAGAAGCTTTTAAAGGTACAGCTCCCTTTAGCCAAGCCAACCATTATGGCAGGCATAAATCAATGTATCATGCTGGCCCTGTCAATGGTGGTCATTGCCTCTATGATTGGAGCTAAAGGTCTGGGGGCGGATGTGTACCGGGCAGTCACCCAAATCAAAATAGGCGAGGGGTTTGAAGCAGGTTTGGCCATTGTTATCCTGGCCATCATGTTGGACCGGATGACTCAAAATATAGGCAAAATAAAAAGGATCTAA
- a CDS encoding metal ABC transporter ATP-binding protein, translated as MNEQPIVELKDVSFTYGCHPVLEKVNLNIYPGDAVVITGPNGAGKTTLLKLVLGQLKASAGSIKIFGQDVSQLKDRYRLGYVAQRATHFNSQFPATVREVVASGRVSRRGLFRPLLAQDYHLVDETLELVGLTDFRQQPVGALSGGQQQRVFIARALVSQPDLLILDEPTTGIDAMAQASLYQLLRQLNQERHITMLIVSHELAGLASVVTRQVCLDKHICTCRCHAYPSLEAQLSHCSRRTAWQYAK; from the coding sequence ATGAACGAGCAACCTATTGTAGAATTGAAAGATGTAAGCTTCACTTACGGGTGTCATCCCGTATTGGAGAAGGTTAACCTGAATATTTATCCCGGAGATGCCGTGGTAATTACCGGACCCAACGGAGCGGGCAAAACCACCTTGTTAAAACTGGTGCTGGGCCAATTAAAAGCCAGTGCCGGTAGCATAAAAATCTTTGGCCAGGATGTCAGCCAGTTAAAGGACAGGTACCGCCTGGGTTACGTGGCCCAGCGGGCCACCCACTTTAACAGCCAATTTCCGGCTACGGTCAGGGAAGTGGTGGCCTCGGGTCGAGTGTCCCGGCGGGGTCTGTTCCGCCCACTGCTGGCCCAGGATTATCACTTAGTTGATGAGACCCTGGAGCTGGTGGGGTTGACTGATTTTCGCCAGCAGCCGGTGGGTGCTTTATCCGGGGGACAGCAGCAAAGGGTGTTTATTGCCAGAGCTCTGGTGTCACAGCCGGATTTGTTGATTTTAGATGAGCCCACCACCGGTATTGACGCCATGGCCCAGGCCTCGTTGTACCAACTGCTGCGGCAGCTAAATCAGGAGCGGCACATTACCATGCTGATTGTTTCCCATGAATTGGCGGGTCTGGCCTCGGTGGTAACCAGGCAGGTTTGCCTGGATAAGCATATCTGTACTTGCCGATGCCATGCCTATCCTTCGTTAGAGGCTCAACTGAGTCATTGCAGCCGGCGCACGGCCTGGCAGTATGCCAAATAA
- a CDS encoding metal ABC transporter substrate-binding protein — protein MRKLAFILATLLITAGLISGCGAAKPTAQTGGKKIRVYTSIYPMYDFASQVGRDRIEIKNIVPPGGEPHEWEPTPRDIAEISKADVLIFSGAGMESWRDKVLDTIDKSRVIVVDASQGVPLIQGQKPNDEHTGSATDPHIWLDPLNAKIIVDNITAGLIKADPQNKDFYQANAANYQKELDKLHSEYRTGLKQVQIKEFITSHAAFGYLAKRYGLKQVAVRGLSPEIEPSPADMAAVVKLAREKNIKYIFFEKLVSPKVSQTIANELKAQTLLLDPMGGMTEQDIKEGHGYLYIMRQNLKNLKLALGANS, from the coding sequence ATGCGCAAGCTGGCCTTTATACTGGCAACTCTTTTAATTACCGCCGGCCTAATCAGCGGTTGCGGCGCAGCCAAGCCCACGGCCCAGACTGGTGGAAAAAAAATCCGCGTATACACCAGCATCTACCCGATGTATGATTTTGCCAGCCAAGTAGGCCGCGATAGAATAGAAATTAAAAACATCGTGCCTCCCGGTGGTGAACCCCACGAATGGGAGCCTACCCCCAGGGACATCGCAGAAATAAGTAAAGCGGATGTTTTAATTTTTAGTGGAGCGGGTATGGAATCCTGGCGTGACAAGGTGCTTGATACCATAGATAAATCCAGGGTAATCGTAGTGGACGCAAGTCAGGGGGTACCATTAATTCAGGGCCAAAAGCCAAATGATGAACATACCGGTTCTGCCACTGACCCCCATATCTGGTTAGACCCGTTAAATGCTAAAATTATTGTCGATAATATAACTGCCGGTCTAATTAAGGCTGATCCCCAAAACAAAGATTTTTATCAGGCCAATGCGGCAAATTACCAAAAAGAATTGGATAAATTGCACAGTGAATACCGGACCGGCCTTAAGCAGGTGCAGATCAAGGAATTTATTACTTCCCATGCCGCCTTTGGTTATTTGGCTAAGAGATACGGACTAAAACAGGTAGCCGTCCGGGGATTGTCGCCGGAAATAGAACCGAGTCCCGCCGATATGGCAGCGGTGGTTAAACTGGCTCGGGAAAAGAATATTAAATACATTTTCTTTGAAAAACTGGTTAGTCCCAAGGTATCCCAGACCATCGCCAATGAGCTGAAAGCGCAAACCCTGCTACTTGACCCCATGGGTGGTATGACTGAGCAGGATATCAAGGAAGGTCACGGGTATCTTTATATTATGCGGCAAAACCTGAAAAATCTTAAGTTGGCTTTAGGAGCAAACTCATGA
- a CDS encoding metal ABC transporter permease, with protein sequence MEIFQYEFMQRAFLAGLVVGIICPAVGLFVTLRRMSMISDALSHVCLSGVAAGLLTGVHPVLAASAFAVGGALLIEKLRSTFRTYSELSIAVILSVGVALGAILLGLGNGYNANFMSYLFGSIVAITNNDLKIITLIGLLIMTLILLLQKELFFIAFDEEGAAVSGLPVKAITVGFTVLTALTIAMAIRIVGLLMVSSLMILPVVTAMRVVKSFRGALVTAVIMAEVAVAVGLFASFYLNLAPGGTIVMTSVLLLLVTLAYKR encoded by the coding sequence ATGGAAATTTTTCAGTATGAATTTATGCAAAGGGCTTTCCTGGCGGGACTGGTGGTGGGGATCATTTGTCCTGCGGTGGGGCTTTTTGTCACTTTAAGACGTATGTCTATGATTTCAGATGCCTTATCCCATGTATGCTTGTCCGGGGTGGCAGCGGGTCTGTTAACCGGAGTGCACCCTGTTCTGGCGGCCTCCGCCTTTGCGGTGGGCGGGGCCCTGTTGATTGAAAAGCTGAGGAGTACCTTTCGTACCTATTCGGAATTGTCCATCGCGGTGATCCTCTCGGTGGGGGTAGCTCTGGGGGCCATTTTACTGGGATTAGGTAACGGCTATAACGCCAACTTTATGAGCTATCTCTTTGGCAGCATTGTGGCCATCACCAACAACGATTTAAAAATCATCACCTTAATTGGCCTTTTGATCATGACATTAATTTTATTACTGCAAAAGGAACTATTTTTTATCGCCTTTGATGAAGAGGGGGCGGCTGTCAGCGGGTTGCCGGTTAAGGCCATTACCGTTGGTTTTACTGTTTTAACCGCCCTCACCATCGCCATGGCCATTCGCATTGTGGGCTTGCTGATGGTGTCTTCGTTAATGATTTTACCGGTGGTTACCGCCATGCGGGTGGTGAAAAGCTTTCGCGGGGCCCTAGTCACCGCTGTGATTATGGCCGAGGTGGCCGTTGCCGTGGGTTTATTTGCTTCTTTTTATTTAAATCTGGCCCCCGGTGGCACCATTGTTATGACTTCAGTATTACTGCTGCTGGTGACCCTGGCATATAAGAGGTGA
- a CDS encoding quaternary amine ABC transporter ATP-binding protein, producing MTKIKVENLTKIFGNNPDKALEFLDKGWSKQKILQETGLTVGVNRVSFEVKTGEIFVIMGLSGSGKSTLVRLLNRLVEPTAGKIEIDGQDIVNMDQAQLRQVRRKKLSMVFQRFALFPHRTVLENVEYGLEIQGVAREERRLKAQRSLELVGLGGWEKSYPDQLSGGMQQRVGLARALANDPDVLLMDEAFSALDPLIRKDMQDELLELQSTMQKTIIFITHDLDEALKIGDRIALMKDGSIVQIGTPEEILTNPADQYVEKFVEDVDMSKVLTAEHVMKRPETITLDKGPRVALQLMKDSGLSTLYVVDKKKSLLGVVTAEAVSQAKAAGQSLEAVMERNVPAVAPDTRLHDLFDLVAFSPVPLAVVSDNRRLLGVVVKGAVLGGLAGKVNDQVNFDLTEGGRKVGQLIS from the coding sequence ATGACCAAGATTAAGGTGGAGAATCTAACAAAAATTTTTGGAAATAATCCGGATAAAGCATTGGAATTTTTAGATAAGGGTTGGAGTAAGCAAAAGATCTTGCAAGAGACCGGACTTACCGTAGGAGTAAACCGGGTAAGCTTTGAGGTTAAAACCGGTGAAATATTTGTCATCATGGGTTTGTCCGGCAGTGGTAAATCAACTCTGGTCAGGTTATTAAACCGGTTAGTTGAGCCAACAGCAGGAAAAATTGAAATTGACGGGCAAGATATCGTCAACATGGATCAAGCACAATTGCGTCAGGTAAGAAGAAAAAAATTAAGTATGGTTTTTCAGCGTTTTGCGCTTTTCCCTCACCGCACGGTGCTGGAAAATGTGGAATATGGCCTGGAAATCCAGGGGGTGGCCAGAGAAGAACGCAGGCTTAAGGCGCAACGGAGTCTGGAGCTGGTTGGACTTGGTGGCTGGGAAAAAAGCTACCCCGATCAATTAAGTGGTGGTATGCAGCAAAGGGTGGGCCTGGCCCGGGCATTGGCCAATGACCCGGATGTTCTTTTAATGGATGAAGCCTTCAGTGCTTTGGACCCGTTAATTCGCAAAGATATGCAGGATGAGCTGTTGGAACTGCAGTCAACCATGCAAAAAACAATTATCTTTATTACCCACGACCTGGATGAGGCCTTAAAAATTGGGGATCGCATTGCTCTTATGAAGGACGGCTCCATTGTCCAAATCGGCACACCGGAAGAGATTTTAACCAACCCGGCTGATCAATATGTAGAAAAGTTTGTGGAAGATGTAGATATGTCCAAAGTTCTTACCGCCGAGCATGTAATGAAACGCCCGGAAACCATCACCTTGGATAAAGGGCCAAGAGTTGCTTTACAACTAATGAAAGACAGTGGATTATCCACCTTGTATGTGGTGGACAAGAAAAAATCACTGTTGGGAGTGGTAACAGCCGAGGCGGTATCCCAAGCCAAAGCGGCAGGACAGTCCCTGGAGGCGGTTATGGAGAGAAATGTTCCGGCAGTGGCCCCTGATACCCGTCTGCATGATCTGTTTGACCTGGTGGCCTTTTCTCCTGTACCACTGGCCGTTGTCTCAGATAACCGGCGATTATTGGGCGTAGTAGTTAAGGGTGCGGTATTAGGTGGTTTAGCTGGCAAAGTAAATGACCAGGTTAATTTTGATTTGACAGAAGGGGGGAGAAAAGTTGGTCAACTCATTTCCTAA
- a CDS encoding GbsR/MarR family transcriptional regulator, translated as MKEQLPQPETNSEYERILNKARQRVIESIAKNMDLYGISLSVGHLYGTLLFQNKPMTLDEMGAALGMSKTSMSTGVRNLIDLNMVNKVWMKGSRKDHYDVEQDWYQNFIDYFSIKWRKAIDDNVQALHKSMQELTHLSEQENLPETIRDLVQIDMEKMKNMLAYYDWLSRLIDTFESHEIFKYVPK; from the coding sequence ATGAAGGAACAACTGCCGCAACCGGAAACAAATTCTGAGTATGAGCGTATCTTGAACAAAGCCAGGCAGCGAGTGATCGAATCCATTGCCAAGAATATGGATTTATACGGTATTAGTCTGTCGGTGGGCCATTTGTACGGCACCCTGCTGTTCCAAAACAAGCCCATGACCCTGGATGAAATGGGTGCAGCCCTGGGTATGAGTAAAACAAGCATGAGTACCGGTGTTCGTAACCTTATTGATTTAAACATGGTGAATAAAGTATGGATGAAAGGCAGCCGGAAAGATCACTATGATGTGGAACAAGATTGGTACCAGAATTTTATTGATTATTTCTCCATTAAGTGGCGTAAAGCCATTGATGATAATGTCCAGGCATTGCATAAATCAATGCAGGAATTAACACATTTAAGTGAACAGGAGAATCTTCCCGAAACCATCAGGGATTTAGTGCAAATTGATATGGAAAAAATGAAAAATATGCTTGCTTATTACGATTGGTTGTCCAGATTAATTGATACATTTGAGTCCCATGAAATTTTTAAATATGTACCCAAGTAA